Proteins encoded by one window of Nicotiana tabacum cultivar K326 chromosome 10, ASM71507v2, whole genome shotgun sequence:
- the LOC107778345 gene encoding uncharacterized protein LOC107778345 isoform X1, translated as MEEEKKVKSLKRKRMTGQSFRKWVIEQAERRKCSENADKKEDHVSEEEHHVTESNRPHEEETIKYARRVDDQREKHACPSEENDKKDVEPFRSELRVDRTANCKGSKQGDKTEGESKDCLICKQEGNLLSCAGQGCKRSFHLSCVDPPLSYFPPGPWHCYWCVRRKLKLGVHSVSEGVDSLLDVRECNFGNEVMQNREYLVKYKGLAHVHNHWITERQLLLEAPAALRRFKKKNKSVSWKTEWSLPHRLLDKRLIAVTDHKNTHVHGIDENDADCHYEWLVKWTGLGYSHATWEVENASFLRSLEAVKLMTNYEIRHQQAKKELHPLTEDEKRKADFQELPRPLFGSVPQVHNHLTYINTLRKYWQKGQSAVVIDDQERILKVVLFLLSLPKDIGLPFLIITTSAELPLWEAEFLHWASSANIVVYKGNKDIRAIIRTLEFHNKQGAIMFQVLLSPYDAIVEDLEMLQPISWGAVIIDQCQGSAMSMLLSQIKVLVSDMRLLIFRQLEGRCARGFNHCNVLSLLDPEYDKANNDLSDADPNIDLTEFKERLKSFVAYECNSSTSKFIEYWVPVKLSNEQIEQYCNCLSSNSALLCSRWRNNSPNSLHNILVSTRKCCDHPYLEDRSLRDIVLEGIPVDQHFDAEIKLSGKLEFLYKILREIKQQGQRVLILFRSLGGSGVISIGDILDDFIHRKFGEDSYTRISGEFSRKLKQATLNKFNNEGSGKFACLMETRVCAPSIKLSRIDTIILFNSDWDPTNDLRSLQKIAIYSKLEQIKVLRLYSYFTVEEKALILAKQGMTIDSNIENIKQFHELLTWGASYLFNMLDCFHVQSSQSKRLSDIAALDDVFAELLRLMSSNSENSDYNSCSKILKVQQNGGTYPRNISLLGEVEMQLMDDSSFVRGMTNELPNVFWISLLHGTVRRWKHLPRLSQGIRTVRPRGDLCQPSEREQVSEKKGRKEGNKVHLTPEPKLRTKRKLHVQGKRHKLGMSHLSGGNKYKSRRLVSNPSPQCDIDRQGRAAIDKVQSQVGLTMTDQHRKESISKKSNQPPDSNLPASTGRDQAHAFVPTDNHQSHRNCIDSSSHQVLDFVDLQPEELNLPIDSSIQRSAGNLPLQQHTSIGAGNDASMRSRNSQEYRCRPDASPDASELLQSPCSYALQMEMERILKEREQTTKLHENLNLLLISEYEKELDAIKKKYDLLFEVADTELVQKRKDLDTLYNKVHMNKLLAEAMIQIQNTAWSLEMAEGTGQSSPSRPSSVPAVISASTQPASQSSDVLKYPSLFSEHVNLEQRAADYQISSQNFSMAVIPSQNAELPMVTESAAVPPTSARVTLQTTTSANLPTSGSPMTPTRNLQPVILTPVLSTSVPSQPSIQTFSYAAIPGTGCVLRAQAPHMRHFRPPPTMNSWNSSLLQW; from the exons ATGGAGGAGGAGAAAAAGGTGAAAAGTTTGAAGAGGAAGAGAATGACTGGGCAAAGTTTTAGGAAGTGGGTAATAGAACAAGCAGAACGAAGAAAGTGCTCTG AAAATGCTGATAAAAAGGAGGATCACGTGTCTGAAGAAGAACACCACGTGACCGAAAGTAACCGTCCCCATGAAGAAGAAACCATAAAATATGCACGCAG GGTGGATGATCAAAGAGAAAAACACGCTTGTCCATCAGAGGAAAAT GACAAAAAGGACGTTGAGCCTTTTAGATCAGAGCTTAGAGTTGACAGGACTGCGAATTGCAAGGGCTCCAAACAGGGTGATAAGACTGAAGGTGAATCTAAGGACTGTTTAATCTGTAAGCAGGAGGGAAATCTATT ATCCTGTGCTGGACAAGGATGCAAAAGGAGCTTCCATCTTTCTTGTGTTGACCCCCCTCTGTCCTATTTTCCACCTGGACCATGGCACTGTTATTGGTGTGTTAGAAGGAAGTTGAAACTAGGTGTTCATTCTGTGTCTGAAGGAGTAGATTCCCTTTTGGATGTCAGAGAGTGTAATTTTGGTAATGAAG TTATGCAAAATCGGGAGTATTTAGTAAAGTACAAAGGTCTTGCTCATGTTCATAATCACTGGATTACAGAGAGGCAGCTGCTTCTTGAGGCTCCAGCAGCCCTTAGAAGattcaagaaaaaaaacaag AGTGTAAGTTGGAAAACTGAGTGGAGTCTTCCCCATCGTTTGCTAGACAAAAGGTTGATAGCAGTTACAGATCACAAGAACACTCACGTGCATGGGATTGATGAAAATGATGCAGATTGCCATTATGAGTGGCTTGTGAAATGGACAGGTCTGGGCTACAGTCATGCCACGTGGGAAGTGGAGAATGCTTCATTTCTAAGGTCGCTTGAGGCGGTCAAACTCATGACTAATTATGAAATCCGACATCAGCAGGCTAAGAAAGAGTTGCATCCTTTGACGGAAGATGAG AAAAGGAAAGCCGACTTTCAAGAACTGCCGAGACCTCTATTTGGAAGCGTGCCTCAGGTCCATAATCATCTTACTTATATCAACACTCTTCGTAAATATTGGCAGAAGGGTCAGAGTGCTGTCGTCATTGATGACCAG GAGCGGATTTTGAAGGTGGTCTTATTTCTATTATCCTTGCCCAAGGATATTGGTTTGCCTTTTCTCATAATCACAACTTCTGCTGAACTTCCTCTTTGGGAAGCTGAGTTCTTACATTGGGCTTCTTCTGCTAACATTGTTGTGTACAAAGGTAATAAAGATATACGAGCCATTATAAGGACACTTGAGTTTCACAACAAACAAGGTGCCATAATGTTTCAGGTTCTTCTGTCACCTTATGACGCTATTGTTGAG GATCTTGAAATGCTTCAGCCAATAAGCTGGGGAGCAGTAATTATAGACCAGTGCCAGGGTTCTGCCATGTCAATGCTTCTCTCACAAATTAAAGTGCTTGTTTCTGATATGAGATTGCTTATTTTCCGTCAACTAGAG GGTAGATGTGCTAGAGGGTTCAATCACTGTAATGTTCTCTCTTTACTTGATCCTGAGTATGACAAGGCCAACAATGATCTGTCGGACGCTGATCCCAACATAGACCTAACTGAATTCAAGGAAAGGTTAAAGAGCTTTGTTGCATATGAGTGCAACTCCTCCACATCCAAGTTCATTGAGTACTGGGTTCCAGTCAAACTCTCCAATGAACAAATTGAGCAATATTGCAATTGCCTCTCTTCGAATTCAGCTTTACTTTGCTCACGTTGGAGGAATAACTCACCAAATTCCCTCCACAACATACTTGTATCTACCAGGAAG TGTTGTGATCACCCTTACCTCGAAGACCGGTCTCTGCGAGACATAGTTCTAGAAGGCATTCCTGTCGATCAGCACTTTGATGCTGAAATTAAACTAAGTGGAAAATTGGAATTCCTCTATAAGATTCTTCGTGAGATCAAACAGCAAGGACAAAGAGTGCTCATTCTTTTTCGG TCTCTTGGTGGATCGGGGGTTATTTCCATCGGGGACATTTTGGATGATTTTATTCATCGAAAATTTGGTGAGGATTCTTATACACGCATTAGTGGGGAATTCAGTCGTAAATTGAAGCAAGCTACCTTGAACAagttcaacaatgagggaagtgGGAAATTTGCTTGTTTGATGGAGACTCGTGTTTGTGCTCCCAGCATCAAGCTTTCGAGAATAGATACAATTATTTTGTTTAACAGTGACTGGGACCCAACTAATGATTTAAGATCCCTGCAGAAGATTGCAATTTATTCAAAATTGGAGCAAATAAAGGTACTCCGTCTATATTCATATTTTACTGTTGAAGAGAAAGCACTCATTCTTGCAAAGCAAGGTATGACAATTGACAGCAACATAGAGAATATAAAACAATTCCATGAACTGCTAACTTGGGGTGCCTCTTATCTTTTCAATATGCTTGATTGTTTCCATGTACAATCTTCACAATCAAAAAGATTGTCTGACATTGCTGCTTTAGATGATGTCTTTGCTGAATTGTTACGCCTGATGTCTAGTAACAGTGAGAACAGTGATTATAACAGCTGTTCAAAGATATTGAAAGTGCAGCAGAATGGAGGGACTTATCCAAGAAATATATCTCTACTTGGTGAAGTGGAAATGCAACTGATGGATGATTCTTCTTTTGTGAGAGGAATGACGAATGAACTTCCCAATGTTTTCTGGATAAGTCTGTTACATGGAACGGTTCGTAGGTGGAAACACTTGCCTAGACTATCACAAGGGATTAGGACAGTTAGACCCCGGGGTGATTTGTGTCAGCCATCCGAAAGGGAACAAGTTTCTGAAAAGAAAGGCAGGAAAGAGGGCAATAAAGTTCATCTTACTCCAGAACCCAAGTTAAGGACGAAAAGGAAATTGCATGTCCAGGGAAAGAGACACAAACTTG GGATGTCTCATCTTTCTGGTGGTAACAAGTATAAAAGCAGGCGTCTTGTGAGTAATCCCAGTCCGCAGTGCGATATTGACAGGCAAGGTAGAGCAGCTATTGACAAGGTTCAGTCCCAAGTTGGCTTAACCATGACTGATCAGCATCGAAAAGAAAGTATTTCCAAGAAATCAAATCAG CCGCCAGATTCCAATTTGCCCGCCTCTACTGGCCGTGATCAAGCTCATGCATTTGTGCCCACTGACAATCACCAGAGCCATAGGAATTGTATTGATTCTTCCAGTCACCAGGTTTTAGATTTCGTGGACCTTCAGCCAGAGGAGTTGAATTTGCCAATAGACTCTTCTATTCAGCGGTCTGCAGGAAATTTGCCACTGCAACAGCATACGAGTATAGGTGCAGGAAACGATGCGAGTATGAGAAGCAGAAACAGCCAGGAATATCGATGTCGTCCTGATGCCTCTCCAGACGCATCTGAGCTGCTTCAATCCCCTTGTTCATACGCACTTCAAATGGAGATGGAGAGGATACTAAAGGAGAGAGAACAAACTACAAAATTGCATGAAAATCTG AATTTGCTCCTGATATCTGAATATGAAAAAGAGCTAGATGCAATAAAGAAGAAGTACGATTTGCTGTTTGAGGTTGCTGACACGGAATTAGTTCAAAAGCGCAAAGATCTTGATACACTCTACAACAAAGTGCATATGAATAAGTTACTAGCTGAAGCCATGATCCAGATACAAAATACTGCGTGGTCACTAGAGATGGCAGAAG GAACTGGACAATCATCACCAAGCCGACCTAGTAGTGTCCCAGCAGTGATTTCTGCATCAACACAACCAGCAAGTCAATCATCAGATGTTCTGAAGTATCCAAGTTTATTTTCTGAACATGTCAACTTAGAGCAACGAGCTGCGGACTATCAAATATCCTCTCAGAATTTTTCAATGGCTGTCATTCCATCTCAAAATGCTGAATTGCCTATGGTGACAGAGTCAGCTGCAGTTCCGCCAACAAGTGCAAGGGTCACCCTGCAAACGACAACCTCTGCTAATCTGCCGACAAGTGGTTCACCTATGACCCCAACACGAAACTTGCAGCCTGTCATCCTCACACCAGTTTTATCGACTAGTGTTCCAAGTCAACCCTCGATCCAAACTTTTAGTTATGCGGCGATCCCTGGAACAGGCTGTGTACTAAGGGCACAAGCTCCTCATATGAGACATTTTAGACCACCGCCAACAATGAATTCTTGGAATTCCAGCCTGTTGCAGTGGTGA
- the LOC107778345 gene encoding uncharacterized protein LOC107778345 isoform X2, translating into MEEEKKVKSLKRKRMTGQSFRKWVIEQAERRKCSENADKKEDHVSEEEHHVTESNRPHEEETIKYARRVDDQREKHACPSEENDKKDVEPFRSELRVDRTANCKGSKQGDKTEGESKDCLICKQEGNLLSCAGQGCKRSFHLSCVDPPLSYFPPGPWHCYWCVRRKLKLGVHSVSEGVDSLLDVRECNFVMQNREYLVKYKGLAHVHNHWITERQLLLEAPAALRRFKKKNKSVSWKTEWSLPHRLLDKRLIAVTDHKNTHVHGIDENDADCHYEWLVKWTGLGYSHATWEVENASFLRSLEAVKLMTNYEIRHQQAKKELHPLTEDEKRKADFQELPRPLFGSVPQVHNHLTYINTLRKYWQKGQSAVVIDDQERILKVVLFLLSLPKDIGLPFLIITTSAELPLWEAEFLHWASSANIVVYKGNKDIRAIIRTLEFHNKQGAIMFQVLLSPYDAIVEDLEMLQPISWGAVIIDQCQGSAMSMLLSQIKVLVSDMRLLIFRQLEGRCARGFNHCNVLSLLDPEYDKANNDLSDADPNIDLTEFKERLKSFVAYECNSSTSKFIEYWVPVKLSNEQIEQYCNCLSSNSALLCSRWRNNSPNSLHNILVSTRKCCDHPYLEDRSLRDIVLEGIPVDQHFDAEIKLSGKLEFLYKILREIKQQGQRVLILFRSLGGSGVISIGDILDDFIHRKFGEDSYTRISGEFSRKLKQATLNKFNNEGSGKFACLMETRVCAPSIKLSRIDTIILFNSDWDPTNDLRSLQKIAIYSKLEQIKVLRLYSYFTVEEKALILAKQGMTIDSNIENIKQFHELLTWGASYLFNMLDCFHVQSSQSKRLSDIAALDDVFAELLRLMSSNSENSDYNSCSKILKVQQNGGTYPRNISLLGEVEMQLMDDSSFVRGMTNELPNVFWISLLHGTVRRWKHLPRLSQGIRTVRPRGDLCQPSEREQVSEKKGRKEGNKVHLTPEPKLRTKRKLHVQGKRHKLGMSHLSGGNKYKSRRLVSNPSPQCDIDRQGRAAIDKVQSQVGLTMTDQHRKESISKKSNQPPDSNLPASTGRDQAHAFVPTDNHQSHRNCIDSSSHQVLDFVDLQPEELNLPIDSSIQRSAGNLPLQQHTSIGAGNDASMRSRNSQEYRCRPDASPDASELLQSPCSYALQMEMERILKEREQTTKLHENLNLLLISEYEKELDAIKKKYDLLFEVADTELVQKRKDLDTLYNKVHMNKLLAEAMIQIQNTAWSLEMAEGTGQSSPSRPSSVPAVISASTQPASQSSDVLKYPSLFSEHVNLEQRAADYQISSQNFSMAVIPSQNAELPMVTESAAVPPTSARVTLQTTTSANLPTSGSPMTPTRNLQPVILTPVLSTSVPSQPSIQTFSYAAIPGTGCVLRAQAPHMRHFRPPPTMNSWNSSLLQW; encoded by the exons ATGGAGGAGGAGAAAAAGGTGAAAAGTTTGAAGAGGAAGAGAATGACTGGGCAAAGTTTTAGGAAGTGGGTAATAGAACAAGCAGAACGAAGAAAGTGCTCTG AAAATGCTGATAAAAAGGAGGATCACGTGTCTGAAGAAGAACACCACGTGACCGAAAGTAACCGTCCCCATGAAGAAGAAACCATAAAATATGCACGCAG GGTGGATGATCAAAGAGAAAAACACGCTTGTCCATCAGAGGAAAAT GACAAAAAGGACGTTGAGCCTTTTAGATCAGAGCTTAGAGTTGACAGGACTGCGAATTGCAAGGGCTCCAAACAGGGTGATAAGACTGAAGGTGAATCTAAGGACTGTTTAATCTGTAAGCAGGAGGGAAATCTATT ATCCTGTGCTGGACAAGGATGCAAAAGGAGCTTCCATCTTTCTTGTGTTGACCCCCCTCTGTCCTATTTTCCACCTGGACCATGGCACTGTTATTGGTGTGTTAGAAGGAAGTTGAAACTAGGTGTTCATTCTGTGTCTGAAGGAGTAGATTCCCTTTTGGATGTCAGAGAGTGTAATTTTG TTATGCAAAATCGGGAGTATTTAGTAAAGTACAAAGGTCTTGCTCATGTTCATAATCACTGGATTACAGAGAGGCAGCTGCTTCTTGAGGCTCCAGCAGCCCTTAGAAGattcaagaaaaaaaacaag AGTGTAAGTTGGAAAACTGAGTGGAGTCTTCCCCATCGTTTGCTAGACAAAAGGTTGATAGCAGTTACAGATCACAAGAACACTCACGTGCATGGGATTGATGAAAATGATGCAGATTGCCATTATGAGTGGCTTGTGAAATGGACAGGTCTGGGCTACAGTCATGCCACGTGGGAAGTGGAGAATGCTTCATTTCTAAGGTCGCTTGAGGCGGTCAAACTCATGACTAATTATGAAATCCGACATCAGCAGGCTAAGAAAGAGTTGCATCCTTTGACGGAAGATGAG AAAAGGAAAGCCGACTTTCAAGAACTGCCGAGACCTCTATTTGGAAGCGTGCCTCAGGTCCATAATCATCTTACTTATATCAACACTCTTCGTAAATATTGGCAGAAGGGTCAGAGTGCTGTCGTCATTGATGACCAG GAGCGGATTTTGAAGGTGGTCTTATTTCTATTATCCTTGCCCAAGGATATTGGTTTGCCTTTTCTCATAATCACAACTTCTGCTGAACTTCCTCTTTGGGAAGCTGAGTTCTTACATTGGGCTTCTTCTGCTAACATTGTTGTGTACAAAGGTAATAAAGATATACGAGCCATTATAAGGACACTTGAGTTTCACAACAAACAAGGTGCCATAATGTTTCAGGTTCTTCTGTCACCTTATGACGCTATTGTTGAG GATCTTGAAATGCTTCAGCCAATAAGCTGGGGAGCAGTAATTATAGACCAGTGCCAGGGTTCTGCCATGTCAATGCTTCTCTCACAAATTAAAGTGCTTGTTTCTGATATGAGATTGCTTATTTTCCGTCAACTAGAG GGTAGATGTGCTAGAGGGTTCAATCACTGTAATGTTCTCTCTTTACTTGATCCTGAGTATGACAAGGCCAACAATGATCTGTCGGACGCTGATCCCAACATAGACCTAACTGAATTCAAGGAAAGGTTAAAGAGCTTTGTTGCATATGAGTGCAACTCCTCCACATCCAAGTTCATTGAGTACTGGGTTCCAGTCAAACTCTCCAATGAACAAATTGAGCAATATTGCAATTGCCTCTCTTCGAATTCAGCTTTACTTTGCTCACGTTGGAGGAATAACTCACCAAATTCCCTCCACAACATACTTGTATCTACCAGGAAG TGTTGTGATCACCCTTACCTCGAAGACCGGTCTCTGCGAGACATAGTTCTAGAAGGCATTCCTGTCGATCAGCACTTTGATGCTGAAATTAAACTAAGTGGAAAATTGGAATTCCTCTATAAGATTCTTCGTGAGATCAAACAGCAAGGACAAAGAGTGCTCATTCTTTTTCGG TCTCTTGGTGGATCGGGGGTTATTTCCATCGGGGACATTTTGGATGATTTTATTCATCGAAAATTTGGTGAGGATTCTTATACACGCATTAGTGGGGAATTCAGTCGTAAATTGAAGCAAGCTACCTTGAACAagttcaacaatgagggaagtgGGAAATTTGCTTGTTTGATGGAGACTCGTGTTTGTGCTCCCAGCATCAAGCTTTCGAGAATAGATACAATTATTTTGTTTAACAGTGACTGGGACCCAACTAATGATTTAAGATCCCTGCAGAAGATTGCAATTTATTCAAAATTGGAGCAAATAAAGGTACTCCGTCTATATTCATATTTTACTGTTGAAGAGAAAGCACTCATTCTTGCAAAGCAAGGTATGACAATTGACAGCAACATAGAGAATATAAAACAATTCCATGAACTGCTAACTTGGGGTGCCTCTTATCTTTTCAATATGCTTGATTGTTTCCATGTACAATCTTCACAATCAAAAAGATTGTCTGACATTGCTGCTTTAGATGATGTCTTTGCTGAATTGTTACGCCTGATGTCTAGTAACAGTGAGAACAGTGATTATAACAGCTGTTCAAAGATATTGAAAGTGCAGCAGAATGGAGGGACTTATCCAAGAAATATATCTCTACTTGGTGAAGTGGAAATGCAACTGATGGATGATTCTTCTTTTGTGAGAGGAATGACGAATGAACTTCCCAATGTTTTCTGGATAAGTCTGTTACATGGAACGGTTCGTAGGTGGAAACACTTGCCTAGACTATCACAAGGGATTAGGACAGTTAGACCCCGGGGTGATTTGTGTCAGCCATCCGAAAGGGAACAAGTTTCTGAAAAGAAAGGCAGGAAAGAGGGCAATAAAGTTCATCTTACTCCAGAACCCAAGTTAAGGACGAAAAGGAAATTGCATGTCCAGGGAAAGAGACACAAACTTG GGATGTCTCATCTTTCTGGTGGTAACAAGTATAAAAGCAGGCGTCTTGTGAGTAATCCCAGTCCGCAGTGCGATATTGACAGGCAAGGTAGAGCAGCTATTGACAAGGTTCAGTCCCAAGTTGGCTTAACCATGACTGATCAGCATCGAAAAGAAAGTATTTCCAAGAAATCAAATCAG CCGCCAGATTCCAATTTGCCCGCCTCTACTGGCCGTGATCAAGCTCATGCATTTGTGCCCACTGACAATCACCAGAGCCATAGGAATTGTATTGATTCTTCCAGTCACCAGGTTTTAGATTTCGTGGACCTTCAGCCAGAGGAGTTGAATTTGCCAATAGACTCTTCTATTCAGCGGTCTGCAGGAAATTTGCCACTGCAACAGCATACGAGTATAGGTGCAGGAAACGATGCGAGTATGAGAAGCAGAAACAGCCAGGAATATCGATGTCGTCCTGATGCCTCTCCAGACGCATCTGAGCTGCTTCAATCCCCTTGTTCATACGCACTTCAAATGGAGATGGAGAGGATACTAAAGGAGAGAGAACAAACTACAAAATTGCATGAAAATCTG AATTTGCTCCTGATATCTGAATATGAAAAAGAGCTAGATGCAATAAAGAAGAAGTACGATTTGCTGTTTGAGGTTGCTGACACGGAATTAGTTCAAAAGCGCAAAGATCTTGATACACTCTACAACAAAGTGCATATGAATAAGTTACTAGCTGAAGCCATGATCCAGATACAAAATACTGCGTGGTCACTAGAGATGGCAGAAG GAACTGGACAATCATCACCAAGCCGACCTAGTAGTGTCCCAGCAGTGATTTCTGCATCAACACAACCAGCAAGTCAATCATCAGATGTTCTGAAGTATCCAAGTTTATTTTCTGAACATGTCAACTTAGAGCAACGAGCTGCGGACTATCAAATATCCTCTCAGAATTTTTCAATGGCTGTCATTCCATCTCAAAATGCTGAATTGCCTATGGTGACAGAGTCAGCTGCAGTTCCGCCAACAAGTGCAAGGGTCACCCTGCAAACGACAACCTCTGCTAATCTGCCGACAAGTGGTTCACCTATGACCCCAACACGAAACTTGCAGCCTGTCATCCTCACACCAGTTTTATCGACTAGTGTTCCAAGTCAACCCTCGATCCAAACTTTTAGTTATGCGGCGATCCCTGGAACAGGCTGTGTACTAAGGGCACAAGCTCCTCATATGAGACATTTTAGACCACCGCCAACAATGAATTCTTGGAATTCCAGCCTGTTGCAGTGGTGA